A single region of the Saprospiraceae bacterium genome encodes:
- a CDS encoding class I lanthipeptide — translation MSQKKISLDKEKLVRLQDQQLNAAVGGADETNITTNVDATVGLKATATAAAEGDEAIGTSCCKRSC, via the coding sequence ATGTCACAAAAGAAAATTTCTCTTGACAAAGAAAAATTAGTTCGTCTACAAGATCAGCAATTGAATGCCGCTGTTGGTGGCGCTGATGAGACAAACATCACTACCAATGTAGACGCTACGGTTGGGCTTAAAGCAACTGCAACTGCCGCTGCAGAAGGCGACGAAGCCATCGGCACCAGCTGCTGCAAAAGATCCTGCTAG
- a CDS encoding class I lanthipeptide → MKSFKKLSLNKETLLRLQAQQMQTAIGGMGGEISCKTNYGTFGLEEATIYRPEPVNDSCCKRSCY, encoded by the coding sequence ATGAAAAGTTTTAAAAAGCTTTCCCTTAACAAAGAAACCTTGCTTCGTCTTCAAGCACAACAAATGCAGACCGCCATCGGTGGAATGGGCGGTGAAATTTCTTGTAAAACCAACTATGGGACTTTCGGTTTGGAGGAGGCGACGATCTATCGTCCAGAGCCTGTGAATGATAGTTGCTGTAAAAGAAGCTGCTACTAA